A region from the Acyrthosiphon pisum isolate AL4f chromosome A1, pea_aphid_22Mar2018_4r6ur, whole genome shotgun sequence genome encodes:
- the LOC115033729 gene encoding esterase SG1-like has translation MNETYGILLNLFLFIGCFLTCSASNTPKVRVNSGEIAGGFEYTYNSQQIYSFLGIPYASPPVQYYRFKEPQPVKPWLGVWNATIPGSACLGPDYESNHEIAGQEDCLYLNVHTPKDLLPPVIVFCLEITE, from the exons atgaatgagaCGTATggaattttattaaacttgtttttatttattggatgcTTTTTGACATGTTCAGCATCTAATACGCCCAAAGTGCGTGTAAACTCTGGAGAGATTGCAGGTGGATTTGAGTATACCTATAACAGTCAACAAATTTACTCATTCTTAGGTATACCATATGCAAGTCCTCCAGTTCAATACTATCGATTTAaa GAACCGCAGCCTGTAAAGCCTTGGTTGGGCGTATGGAACGCTACCATTCCTGGAAGTGCCTGTTTAGGACCGGATTATGAATCAAATCATGAAATTGCTGGTCAGGAAGATTGTTTATATCTCAACGTTCATACGCCAAAG GATTTGCTTCCACCGGTGATAGTGTTTTGCCTGGAAATAACGGAATGA